A window of the Planococcus citri chromosome 4, ihPlaCitr1.1, whole genome shotgun sequence genome harbors these coding sequences:
- the ACC gene encoding acetyl-CoA carboxylase isoform X5 — protein sequence MWIYRPSNNMRKHRTTEQQQQQQQQQHSERPTSATTTRNNAVGITGTGARKIMEEAAAQTNHGDAGGRTVNFIVGDEESSSTATAAANVASTATDHNHVNGDAYEDEKEKHDNFPGDDMKPMGSGMDSKSSSYKDMFGLAERRKRLRPSMSQGTVIHHQRLSDKDFTVGTPEEFVRRFNGTRVINKVLIANNGIAAVKCMRSIRRWSYEMFKNERAIRFVVMVTPEDLKANAEYIKMADHYMPVPGGTNNNNYANVELIVDLAIRTQVQAVWAGWGHASENPKLPELLHKNNIAFIGPPEKAMWALGDKIASSIVAQTAEIPTLPWSGAGLTAQYSGKKIKISNDLYKKGCVSSVEEGLASAQKIGFPIMIKASEGGGGKGIRKVDNSDDFPNLFKQVQSEVPGSPIFIMKLARCARHLEVQLIADQYGNAISLFGRDCSIQRRHQKIIEEAPAVIAEPAVFEDMEKAAVRLAKMVGYVSAGTVEYLYDTDGLYYFLELNPRLQVEHPCTEMVADVNLPAAQLQIAMGLQLHRIKDIRLLYGETPWGDNFIDFDTPRHKPQPWGHVIAARITSENPDEGFKPSSGTVQELNFRSSKNVWGYFSVAASGGLHEFADSQFGHCFSWGENREQARENLVIALKELSIRGDFRTTVEYLITLLETDSFQTNSLDTAWLDVLIAQRVQGEKPDILLGVLCGSLHIADKRISDEFQNFQSSLEKGQTLSAGTLEHNVLVELINDGLKYRVNVTKSGANSYFLVMNGSFKEIEVHRLSDGGILLSVDGSSFTTYMREEVDRYRIVIGNQTCVFEKENDPSLLRSPSAGKLLSFLVEDGGLVTKGQAYAEIEVMKMVMTLTAAETGHVTYVKRPGAVLDAGSLIATLELDDPTLVTKAQDYKGQFPELDVSTPIIGDKLNHVHNSYRQMLDNILAGYCLPDPYHQIRVREVIEKFMSTLRDPSLPLLELQEVISTISGRIPVSVEKKIRKLMTLYERNITSVLAQFPSQQIANVIDGHAATLQKRSDRDNFFLQTQGIIQLVQRYRNGIRGRMKAAVHELLRQYYDVESQFLQGHYDKCVTALREKYKDDMAAVTSTIFSHNQVAKKNMLVTMLIDHLWSNEPGLTDELATTLNELTSLNRSEHSRVALRARQVLIAAHQPAYELRHNQMESIFLSAVDMYGHDFHPENLQKLIQSETSIFDILHDFFYHTNRAVCNAALEVYVRRVYISYDLTCIQHLELSGEIPLAHFQFLLPSSHPNRQKFGAAANSPVIIEQTATGDGGDAVSSSSLSSPTIIHSVQRTGCMAAFESFTQFESYVDEILDLIEDFSSTATVSPKIMEAVESGSESQSTSINVSLSVDAPRPSHEENHHNIQVEPIHILCIAVKDNGDMEDEKLAKMMADFCTKHRNDLKQKSVRRITFLALNKRQFPKLFTFRNCDNFVEDRIYRHLEPGMAFQLELNRMKTYDLEALPTSNRKMYLYLGKAKVAKGQEVTDYRFFIRSIIRHQDLITKEASFEYLQNEGERVLLEAMDELEVAFSHPFARRTDCNHIFLNFVPTVIMDPAKIADNVSNIVLRYGPRLWKLRVLQAELRMTIRVTPNSKTSNIRLCVSNDSGYYLDICLYKEVVDPKTGMIKLEAYGPKQGPMHGLPVSTPYMTKDYLQQKRFQAQSSGTTYVYDFPDMFRQMTDKLWRQYIDERPGEIVTKPDKVFDYVELVLQDDVLVEQKRIPGENKEIGMVAWRMTLNTPEYPQGRDIIVIANDLTVNIGSFGPLEDLVFCLASKEARRLKIPRVYISANSGARIGLAEEVKSLFRVAWEDDNDPEKGFKYLYVTPEDFQKISTTNSVRAQLIEENGESRYKITDVIGKDDGLGVENLRYAGMIAGETSEAYQDVVTISLVTCRAIGIGAYLVRLGQRVIQIENSHIILTGYSALNKLLGREVYASNNQLGGVQIMHNNGVTHKTASRDLDGVYSVLKWLSYMPKDKFSPVPMISAVDPIERLIDFTPTKIPYDPRLMLAGKLGPNNEWETGFFDKGSWDEIMKPWAQTVVCGRARLGGIPVGVIAVETRTVELNLPADPANLSSEAKTVSQAGQVWFPDSAYKTSQAIKDFSHEGLPLIIFANWRGFSGGMKDMYEQIMKFGAYIVDELRQYKMPILTYIPPNGELRGGAWAVVDTTINPSYIEMYADPDSRGGVLEPEGIVEIKFKEKDIKKTIHRIDPVILKLKSELSNSDASSEDKSRLESMINEREQALKPMFHQVAVHFADLHDTPQRMLEKGVIAGIVSWPEARRVFYWRLKRLILQNQVKQQILHVQPNLTEGQALSMLRRWFAEDKGTTQAYLWDNNEAIVNWLSEQLTEDGTVEPISFIGRNVSSVQKDAFFSSVRNSISETSDVTLQLLVEMYEALSTQQRSEVVRLQSLIDAKNNPETSTN from the exons GCACCACtgagcagcagcagcaacagcaacagcaacagcatTCTGAAAGGCCGACATCGGCGACTACTACTCGTAATAACGCGGTTGGCATTACCGGTACTGGCGCGAGAAAAATAATGGAAGAAGCGGCCGCGCAAACTAATCATGGCGACGCCGGCGGTCGAACTGTCAACTTTATCGTCGGCGACGAAGAAAGTTCGTCGACTGCGACTGCGGCCGCCAACGTGGCGAGCACCGCCACCGATCATAATCACGTCAACGGCGACGCTTAcgaagatgaaaaagaaaagcacgACAATTTCCCCGGCGACGATATGAAACCGATGGGCAGCGGCATGGACAGCAAAAGTAGCTCGTACAAGGATATGTTTGGACTGGCCGAACGTCGTAAAAGGCTCAG GCCTAGTATGTCTCAAGGTACCGTCATTCATCATCAGAGATTATCCGATAAAGACTTCACCGTTGGTACCCCCGAAGAATTTGTGCGCAGATTTAACGGCACCAGAGTTATCAATAAG GTTTTAATCGCTAATAATGGAATTGCCGCTGTTAAATGTATGCGATCTATTCGAAGATGGTCGTACGagatgttcaaaaatgaaagagCCATTCGATTTGTCGTCATGGTCACGCCGGAAGATTTAAAAG CTAACGCCGAATACATCAAAATGGCCGACCACTACATGCCCGTGCCCGGAGGcaccaacaacaacaattaCGCCAACGTCGAACTGATCGTAGATCTGGCTATTCGAACTCAAGTACAG GCTGTGTGGGCTGGATGGGGTCACGCTTCCGAAAATCCCAAACTACCGGAATTGCTGCATAAGAACAATATCGCTTTTATCGGCCCGCCTGAGAAAGCTATGTGGGCTTTGGGTGACAAGATCGCGTCCAGTATCGTTGCGCAAACTGCCGAAATACCCACTTTGCCGTGGTCCGGCGCCG GTCTGACCGCTCAGTATTCGGGCAAAAAGATAAAAATCAGCAACGATCTGTACAAAAAGGGGTGCGTTTCGAGCGTGGAAGAAGGCCTGGCGTCCGCCCAGAAGATCGGCTTCCCGATCATGATCAAGGCGAGCGAAGGCGGCGGCGGCAAAGGTATCCGCAAAGTGGACAACTCGGACGACTTTCCCAACCTGTTCAAGCAGGTGCAGTCCGAGGTGCCGGGCTCGCCGATATTCATCATGAAGCTGGCGCGATGCGCTCGCCACCTCGAGGTGCAGCTGATCGCCGACCAGTACGGCAACGCCATCTCGCTGTTCGGCCGCGACTGCTCCATCCAGCGGCGACACCAGAAGATCATCGAGGAGGCGCCGGCCGTCATCGCCGAGCCGGCCGTCTTCGAGGACATGGAGAAGGCGGCGGTGCGGCTCGCCAAAATGGTGGGCTACGTCAGCGCCGGCACCGTCGAGTACCTCTACGACACGGACGGCCTCTACTACTTTCTCGAGCTCAATCCGCGTCTGCAAGTCGAGCACCCCTGCACCGAGATGGTGGCCGACGTTAATCTGCCCGCCGCCCAGCTGCAGATCGCCATGGGTCTGCAGCTGCATCGCATCAAGGACATCCGACTGCTGTACGGCGAAACGCCGTGGGGCGACAATTTCATCGATTTCGACACGCCCCGCCACAAGCCGCAGCCTTGGGGCCACGTCATCGCCGCCCGCATCACCAGCGAGAACCCCGACGAAG GTTTCAAGCCCAGTTCCGGTACCGTGCAAGAATTGAATTTCCGATCCTCCAAGAACGTATGGGGTTACTTCAGCGTGGCCGCTTCCGGCGGTCTGCACGAATTTGCCGATTCGCAGTTCGGCCATTGTTTCTCGTGGGGCGAAAACCGAGAACAAGCCAGAGA GAATTTGGTGATCGCGCTGAAAGAATTATCAATCAGAGGCGACTTCCGTACGACGGTCGAGTATCTCATCACGCTGTTGGAGACGGACAGCTTCCAGACGAATTCGCTGGACACGGCTTGGTTGGACGTGCTGATCGCGCAACGAGTGCAGGGCGAGAAGCCGGACATCCTGCTGGGCGTGCTTTGCGGCTCGCTGCACATCGCCGACAAGCGTATCAGCGACGAATTCCAGAACTTTCAGTCTTCGCTGGAGAAGGGCCAGACGTTGAGCGCCGGCACCCTCGAGCACAACGTGCTCGTCGAGCTCATCAACGACGGCCTCAAGTACCGCGTCAACGTCACCAAGTCCGGCGCCAATTCCTATTTCCTCGTCATGAACGGATCGTTCAAAGAGATCGAAGTACATCGGCTGTCCGACGGCGGCATCCTGCTGTCGGTGGACGGCTCCAGCTTCACCACGTACATGCGCGAGGAAGTGGACCGCTACCGCATCGTCATCGGCAACCAGACGTGCGTGTTCGAAAAGGAAAACGACCCGTCGCTGCTCAGGTCGCCGTCCGCCGGCAAGCTGCTCAGTTTCCTCGTCGAAGACGGCGGCCTCGTCACCAAAGGCCAAGCTTACGCCGAAATCGAG GTTATGAAAATGGTTATGACGCTGACCGCCGCCGAAACCGGCCACGTGACCTACGTCAAGAGGCCGGGAGCCGTTCTAGATGCCGGATCGTTGATCGCCACTCTCGAACTCGACGATCCCACCTTGGTGACCAAAGCCCAAGATTACAAAGGACAATTCCCCGAATTGGACGTATCCACGCCCATCATCGGAGACAAATTGAATCACGTTCACAATAGTTATAGGCAGATGTTGGATAATATTTTAGCCG GATATTGTTTGCCAGATCCTTATCACCAAATTCGAGTTAGAgaagtgattgaaaaattcatgagtACTCTTCGCGATCCTAGTTTACCTCTTCTCGAACTTCAG GAAGTAATTTCTACCATCTCCGGCCGTATTCCAGTTTCggtggagaaaaaaatacgcaaattGATGACTCTGTACGAACGCAATATTACCTCGGTGTTAGCTCAATTTCCTAGTCAACAAATCGCCAACGTGATCGACGG TCACGCGGCAACTCTGCAGAAACGCTCGGATAGAGATAACTTCTTTTTGCAAACTCAGGGTATTATACAGTTAGTTCAAAGGTATCGTAATGGCATCAGAGGACGTATGAAGGCGGCCGTACACGAACTGCTCAGGCAGTACTACGACGtagaaagtcaatttttacaaG GACATTACGATAAATGCGTTACCGCTTTACGGGAAAAATACAAGGACGACATGGCCGCCGTAACGTCTACCATTTTCTCTCATAATCAGGTTGCCAAAAAGAACATGTTGGTTACGATGCTGATCGATCACTTGTGGTCCAACGAACCCGGTCTCACCGACGAGCTGGCGACCACCTTGAACGAGCTTACTTCTTTGAATCGTAGCGAGCATTCCAGAGTCGCTCTCAGAGCCCGTCAA GTACTAATCGCGGCTCATCAACCAGCGTACGAACTTCGGCACAATCAAATGGAGTCGATTTTCTTGTCCGCTGTCGATATGTACGGACACGATTTCCATCcggaaaatctacaaaaattaattcaatccGAAACTTCCatattcgacatattgcacGATTTCTTTTACCATACGAATCGAGCCGTTTGCAATGCCGCTTTAGAG GTTTACGTGAGGAGGGTTTATATCTCGTACGATCTAACTTGTATTCAGCATTTGGAACTTTCCGGAGAAATTCCGCTAgctcatttccaatttttgcttCCATCTTCGCATCCGAATag GCAAAAATTCGGAGCAGCCGCCAATTCGCCAGTCATCATCGAACAGACTGCCACCGGAGATGGCGGCGACGCCGTgtcttcgtcgtcgttgtcTTCGCCGACCATTATACACAGCGTTCAAAGGACCGGTTGTATGGCCGCTTTCGAATCTTTCACTCAGTTCGAGTCGTACGTGGACGAAATTCTCGATTTGATCGAAGATTTCTCTTCGACGGCCACCGTATCGCCGAAAATCATGGAAGCCGTCGAGAGTGGCAGCGAATCGCAGAGCACTTCCATCAACGTCAGTCTGTCGGTAGACGCACCCCGACCCTCTCACGAGGAAAATCATCATAATattcaa GTCGAGCCTATCCATATCTTATGTATCGCCGTCAAAGATAACGGAGACatggaagatgaaaaattagccaaaatgaTGGCAGATTTCTGCACCAAACATAGAAATGatctgaaacaaaaatctgTCCGCAGAATTACCTTCCTCGCGCTGAACAA ACGTCAATTCCCTAAATTATTCACATTCAGAAACTGCGACAATTTCGTCGAAGATCGAATTTATCGTCATCTGGAACCGGGCATGGCCTTCCAGTTGGAACTGAACCGCATGAAAACCTACGATCTGGAAGCGTTACCAACTTCCAATAGGAAAATGTACTTGTACTTGGGCAAAGCTAAG GTCGCCAAAGGACAGGAAGTTACcgattatcgatttttcatccgATCGATTATTCGACATCAAGATCTCATCACCAAGGAGGCGTCGTTCGAATATCTGCAAAACGAGGGAGAACGAGTGCTACTCGAAGCGATGGACGAATTAGAAGTCGCCTTCAGCCATCCGTTCGCTCGTCGTACCGATTGCAATCACATTTTCCTCAACTTTGTGCCGACGGTCATCATGGATCCTGCCAAG ATCGCGGACAACGTGTCGAATATAGTGCTGAGATACGGACCGAGGTTATGGAAATTGCGCGTATTGCAAGCCGAGCTGCGAATGACCATCAGAGTCACTCCCAACAGTAAAACTAGCAATATACGATTGTGCGTATCCAACGACAGCGGATATTATCTGGACATTTGCCTGTATAAGGAAGTCGTCGATCCGAAAACCGGAATG ATCAAATTGGAAGCTTACGGACCGAAACAAGGCCCTATGCACGGTTTACCCGTATCCACTCCTTACATGACCAAGGATTATCTGCAGCAAAAACGATTTCAAGCTCAAAGCAGCGGCACTACTTACGTATACGATTTCCCCGATATGTTTCGACAAATGACCGATAAGTTATGGAGACAGTACATCGACGAACGTCCCGGAG AAATCGTTACCAAACCTGATAAAGTATTCGATTACGTCGAATTGGTCCTCCAAGATGATGTTTTAGTCGAACAAAAGCGCATTCCCGGAGAAAATAAAG AGATCGGTATGGTAGCCTGGCGTATGACCCTCAACACTCCGGAGTATCCTCAAGGTCGCGATATCATCGTAATCGCCAACGATTTAACCGTCAACATTGGTTCTTTCGGGCCGTTGGAAGATTTGGTATTCTGTCTGGCGTCTAAAGAAGCTAGACGTTTGAAAATTCCCCGAGTATACATATCGGCCAACAGCGGAGCTCGTATCGGTTTGGCCGAAGAAGTCAAGAGCTTGTTCAGAGTCGCCTGGGAAGATGATAACGATCCGGAAAAG GGTTTCAAGTATTTGTACGTTACTCCcgaagatttccaaaaaatttccaccaccAATTCGGTTCGTGCGCAACTAATCGAAGAAAATGGCGAATCCAGATACAAGATAACGGACGTTATTG GCAAAGACGACGGTCTCGGTGTAGAGAATTTGAGATACGCCGGTATGATCGCCGGCGAAACGTCCGAAGCTTACCAAGACGTGGTGACCATTTCATTAGTCACGTGTCGCGCTATCGGTATCGGAGCCTATCTGGTACGTCTAGGACAACGTGTCATTCAGATTGAAAATTCGCACATCATTTTGACCGGATATAGCGCGTTGAACAAA CTTTTAGGACGAGAAGTATACGCGTCCAACAATCAACTGGGAGGCGTGCAAATTATGCACAACAACGGCGTGACGCATAAGACTGCCAGTCGCGATCTCGACGGAGTGTATTCGGTGTTGAAATGGCTCTCGTATATGCCCAAA GATAAATTTTCGCCGGTACCGATGATCTCGGCCGTCGATCCCATCGAACGGTTGATCGATTTTACACCGACCAAAATACCGTACGATCCGCGCCTCATGTTGGCCGGCAAACTGGGACCGAACAACGAATGGGAAACCGGCTTCTTCGACAAAGGCTCGTGGGACGAAATTATGAAACCGTGGGCCCAAACCGTGGTGTGCGGCAGAGCTCGTCTCGGAGGAATACCGGTCGGCGTTATCGCCGTCGAAACTCGAACCGTCGAACTAAATCTGCCGGCCGATCCCGCTAATTTATCTTCCGAAGCCAAG ACGGTGTCGCAAGCTGGTCAAGTATGGTTCCCCGATTCGGCGTACAAAACATCGCAGGCCATCAAAGATTTCAGTCACGAAGGACTTCCTTTGATAATTTTCGCCAATTGGAGAGGTTTTTCTGGCGGAATGAAAG ACATGTACgaacaaattatgaaattcggaGCGTACATCGTGGACGAACTGAGGCAATACAAAATGCCTATTCTCACGTACATTCCACCCAACGGCGAACTCCGAGGAGGCGCTTGGGCCGTCGTCGATACCACAATCAATCCTAGTTACATAGAAATGTACGCCGATCCCGATAGCAG GGGAGGAGTACTCGAGCCCGAAGGTATCGtcgaaattaaattcaaagaaaaagacATAAAGAAAACTATCCATAGAATAGATCCTGtgatattaaaattaaaatccgaATTGTCTAATTCGGACGCGAGTTCGGAAGACAAAAGTCGCCTAGAAAGTATGATCAACGAACGCGAACAAGCCCTCAAACCGATGTTCCATCAAGTGGCCGTACATTTCGCCGATTTACACGACACGCCGCAGAGGATGCTGGAAAAGGGTGTTATCGCC GGTATCGTGTCGTGGCCGGAAGCCAGAAGAGTATTCTATTGGAGATTGAAAAGATTAATCTTACAAAATCAAGTGAAACAACAGATCTTACACGTGCAACCTAACCTAACCGAAGGCCAAGCCCTTTCCATGTTGAGGAGATGGTTTGCCGAAGACAAAGGAACAACTCAG GCTTATCTGTGGGATAACAACGAAGCCATCGTCAATTGGCTGAGCGAACAGTTAACCGAAGATGGAACCGTCGAACCGATTTCTTTCATCGGAAGGAACGTTTCCAGTGTTCAAAAGGACGCATTCTTCTCTAGCGTGAGGAATTCAATTTCG GAAACTTCCGACGTAACGTTGCAGCTGCTCGTCGAGATGTACGAAGCTCTTAGTACGCAACAACGAAGCGAAGTAGTTCGACTGCAGTCGCTAATCGACGCCAAGAATAACCCGGAAACTTCCACAAATTAA